A genomic region of Catalinimonas niigatensis contains the following coding sequences:
- a CDS encoding DUF2383 domain-containing protein, with translation MNISEGMIKKSETLSRLNSLLAKSIDAKKGYHRAAEEIDDPSLKGLFMTLAEQRENFRKSTREEIRYLGGEPSSAPLDPDFIQESFAQPDLLVLLNSVEQTLETCLKSELNILTQYENILADAEGSTCNLIIGQRESVKLALSDLKALRASAGLTL, from the coding sequence ATGAATATTTCAGAAGGGATGATTAAAAAATCTGAAACATTAAGCCGATTAAACAGCCTGCTTGCTAAAAGCATTGATGCTAAAAAGGGATATCATAGGGCTGCAGAAGAAATTGATGACCCTTCATTGAAGGGTTTATTTATGACCCTGGCAGAGCAACGGGAAAACTTTCGTAAGTCTACCCGAGAAGAAATCCGCTATTTAGGTGGCGAACCTTCTTCCGCTCCTCTTGATCCTGATTTTATTCAGGAGTCATTTGCACAGCCTGATTTGTTAGTGTTACTCAATTCTGTTGAACAGACATTGGAGACTTGTCTCAAAAGCGAATTAAACATATTGACCCAATACGAAAATATTTTGGCAGATGCAGAAGGTTCCACTTGTAATCTCATCATCGGTCAGCGAGAGAGTGTTAAGCTAGCCTTATCAGATCTAAAAGCATTACGTGCATCTGCAGGACTCACTCTTTAA
- a CDS encoding PepSY-like domain-containing protein: MKRTIIAIAAIGTFSFATIETNAQAIDKETETVFVQDQRTEIQYEELPDAVSTAFEESQYGQWEVSQVHEVGTEQGTQYELTITDGTQNGTLSFDEEGNMIQ, translated from the coding sequence ATGAAACGTACAATCATTGCGATAGCTGCAATAGGAACCTTTTCGTTTGCCACAATTGAAACCAATGCTCAAGCCATAGATAAGGAAACTGAAACAGTCTTTGTGCAAGATCAACGCACAGAAATACAATATGAAGAGCTTCCTGATGCTGTAAGTACTGCTTTTGAAGAATCTCAGTATGGACAGTGGGAAGTTTCTCAGGTACATGAAGTAGGTACAGAGCAAGGTACACAATATGAACTGACTATTACTGATGGAACTCAGAATGGTACGCTGAGTTTTGATGAAGAAGGTAATATGATTCAGTAA
- a CDS encoding HAD family hydrolase — protein sequence MAKIHTVIFDLGGVLIDWNPKYLYSKVFSDEKEIDFFLKEICHSEWNRAQDGGRSFADASHERITAYPKYEQAIRCYFDRWEEMLGGAIEENVEILCQLHQQKNVDLYAITNWSHETFPIALNKYDFLHYFKDIVVSGTEKLLKPEEAIYRLLLKRNSLTPEHCVFIDDVLENVEGAQNMGMSGIHLSAETDLAAELKKLGIAV from the coding sequence ATGGCTAAAATTCATACTGTAATATTTGATCTGGGTGGAGTACTGATTGATTGGAACCCTAAATATTTGTACAGCAAAGTTTTTTCCGATGAAAAAGAAATTGATTTCTTTCTCAAAGAGATTTGTCATTCGGAATGGAATCGTGCTCAGGATGGAGGACGCTCTTTTGCTGACGCCAGCCATGAGCGAATTACTGCTTATCCTAAATACGAACAAGCTATTCGTTGCTATTTTGACCGATGGGAAGAAATGCTGGGAGGTGCTATTGAAGAAAATGTGGAAATTCTGTGCCAGTTACATCAACAAAAAAACGTAGACCTCTATGCTATTACCAATTGGTCGCACGAGACTTTTCCTATTGCCCTAAATAAATATGACTTCTTACACTACTTCAAAGATATTGTAGTGTCCGGAACCGAGAAGCTGCTTAAACCCGAGGAGGCTATTTACAGGCTGTTGCTGAAGCGTAATTCGCTAACGCCTGAACATTGTGTTTTTATTGATGATGTACTGGAGAATGTAGAAGGTGCACAAAATATGGGTATGTCAGGCATTCACCTGTCAGCCGAGACTGATCTAGCCGCTGAGCTAAAAAAGTTAGGTATAGCAGTATAA
- a CDS encoding TIGR02757 family protein: protein MKSQQSLYELLETKADEFNRPAFIENDPICIPHTYHKQQDIEISGLIAAVLAWGQRKTIIRKCQEFFTLMDHAPHDFILHHQEQDLKPFVDFKHRTFNATDALYFIEFLHHYYQQYDSLEEAFAQVICPDDIDVEKGLIHFHQLFFSLADYPARTRKHIATPARNSACKRLNMYLRWMVRKDDKGVDFGLWHKIKPSQLICPCDLHVDRVARRLGLIRRKQTDWSTAVELTQNLRLFDSYDPVRYDFALFGLGIEERMS from the coding sequence TTGAAGTCACAGCAAAGCTTATACGAGCTGCTTGAAACTAAAGCTGATGAATTTAACCGCCCGGCTTTTATTGAAAATGATCCCATCTGCATTCCTCATACTTACCATAAACAGCAGGATATTGAGATCAGTGGACTAATAGCCGCCGTACTAGCCTGGGGTCAACGCAAAACTATTATCCGCAAATGTCAGGAGTTTTTTACCCTGATGGATCATGCTCCTCATGATTTTATCTTGCACCATCAGGAACAAGACCTCAAGCCTTTTGTGGATTTTAAACACCGCACTTTTAATGCTACTGATGCCCTTTATTTTATAGAATTTTTGCATCATTACTATCAACAATATGATTCATTGGAAGAAGCTTTTGCCCAGGTAATTTGTCCGGATGACATTGATGTAGAAAAAGGCTTGATTCACTTCCACCAGCTTTTTTTCAGCTTAGCTGATTACCCAGCCCGCACGCGTAAACATATCGCCACTCCAGCCAGAAATTCTGCCTGCAAGCGTCTCAATATGTATCTGCGCTGGATGGTGAGGAAAGATGACAAAGGTGTGGATTTTGGCTTATGGCATAAGATCAAACCCTCTCAATTAATCTGTCCCTGTGATTTGCATGTAGATAGAGTAGCCCGTCGCTTAGGCTTGATCAGAAGGAAACAAACGGACTGGAGTACTGCTGTGGAACTTACACAAAACCTCCGCCTTTTTGACTCATATGATCCCGTGAGATACGATTTTGCACTCTTTGGCTTGGGAATTGAAGAGCGGATGTCTTAG
- a CDS encoding LysM peptidoglycan-binding domain-containing protein — protein sequence MQCKILVVFILVGMFCITQESQGFPATQHFSSGVFEDSVGIDRIAGEVYIIHRVFPGETLFALSRKYNTQLDEIRKINSSVDVDNLSIGDSLRVPLFPQLSQGEKTIHTVKEGETLFRISRTYNVSMDELRRWNAIGDQALSIGQPIVIYHIGNINEVAPQPMIDEKRYVVHTVRQGETLFAISRSYGVSVNELIQRNRLSNESIAFGQTLIIRDREVLDAAELNVSASNVNTVTIPDPVTDNRNNIEEEDSEEEEVYDRRLTRAEALEQEKERIRAIRASEKKALSEYEKKSEMGFASAIEGGIDTKKFLALHRSAPVGTIIQIRNEMNNLSVFVRVVGKLPETGVNNKVSIRISQAAYEKLGGINERFPVEITYIQ from the coding sequence ATGCAATGTAAGATTTTGGTAGTATTCATTTTGGTAGGCATGTTTTGTATAACGCAAGAGAGTCAGGGTTTCCCTGCAACTCAGCATTTCTCATCCGGAGTTTTTGAAGATTCCGTGGGAATTGATCGCATTGCCGGTGAAGTATATATCATACACCGGGTGTTTCCTGGTGAGACTTTATTTGCCTTATCTCGTAAATACAATACGCAGCTTGATGAAATACGGAAGATTAATTCTTCGGTAGATGTAGATAACCTCAGCATAGGAGATAGCTTACGTGTCCCTCTGTTCCCTCAGCTCAGCCAGGGAGAAAAAACCATCCATACTGTCAAAGAAGGAGAAACACTTTTCCGCATCTCCAGAACCTATAATGTATCCATGGACGAGCTTAGGCGCTGGAATGCCATTGGTGATCAGGCCTTATCTATTGGTCAGCCCATTGTAATCTATCATATTGGAAATATAAATGAGGTTGCACCCCAGCCGATGATTGATGAGAAAAGATATGTTGTCCATACTGTCAGACAGGGAGAGACTTTATTTGCCATCTCCCGGTCTTATGGAGTTTCGGTCAATGAACTGATACAGCGGAATAGACTCTCTAATGAAAGTATTGCTTTCGGACAGACGTTGATCATACGGGATAGAGAAGTACTAGATGCTGCTGAATTAAATGTTTCTGCCTCTAATGTCAATACTGTAACCATTCCTGATCCCGTAACCGACAACAGAAACAATATAGAAGAGGAAGACAGTGAAGAAGAAGAAGTATATGACCGTAGGCTGACTCGTGCAGAAGCTTTAGAGCAGGAAAAAGAACGCATCCGTGCGATTAGAGCCTCTGAGAAAAAAGCCTTATCTGAATATGAAAAGAAGAGCGAGATGGGCTTCGCCTCAGCCATAGAAGGAGGCATAGACACCAAAAAATTTCTGGCACTGCATCGCTCCGCTCCTGTGGGAACGATCATCCAGATTCGTAATGAGATGAATAATCTGTCAGTATTTGTACGCGTAGTAGGTAAACTGCCAGAAACTGGCGTTAATAATAAGGTCTCTATCCGTATCTCTCAGGCGGCTTATGAAAAACTGGGTGGTATTAATGAACGCTTTCCTGTAGAAATCACTTATATTCAGTAA
- a CDS encoding DUF4905 domain-containing protein: MSSVSFPAKIWNLLTDHDAHYLYIELRDEEAHQVSFAAYRISEKKMTWQGLSFEENWWIGMCAADQDVLVLHTFEDTDNPEKKSYFAIHADTCQIIWESETLQVLDIKNGYIYGYERQQDETVYKCQAVKDYSEKWLSKEDALAELQNISIENKYIHQPFHYTEDEAYFETVRKFVLEYLNQRPIKGCEYLAHQQLIFVSYYIEEDKALANYLLVIDQEGTLQLHEKLDDQLSQIGWGTFMIVRDQLMFIKRKRELVSYAM; this comes from the coding sequence GTGAGTTCAGTTTCTTTTCCAGCAAAAATCTGGAACCTGCTTACTGACCATGATGCCCATTACCTCTATATAGAATTACGCGACGAAGAGGCCCATCAGGTGAGTTTCGCAGCTTATCGCATTTCAGAAAAAAAGATGACATGGCAAGGCCTCAGCTTTGAGGAGAACTGGTGGATTGGTATGTGTGCTGCTGATCAGGACGTGCTGGTATTGCATACTTTTGAGGATACTGATAATCCGGAAAAAAAATCCTATTTCGCTATACATGCAGATACTTGTCAGATTATCTGGGAGAGCGAAACCTTGCAGGTATTGGATATAAAAAATGGATATATTTATGGATATGAGAGGCAGCAGGATGAGACTGTCTACAAATGTCAGGCTGTGAAAGATTATTCTGAAAAATGGCTTTCAAAAGAAGATGCTCTTGCTGAGCTCCAAAATATTTCTATAGAAAATAAATATATTCACCAACCGTTTCATTACACAGAAGATGAGGCATATTTTGAGACAGTCCGTAAGTTTGTCCTGGAGTATCTGAACCAAAGGCCAATCAAAGGCTGTGAGTACCTCGCGCATCAACAACTGATTTTTGTCAGCTATTACATAGAAGAAGATAAGGCTTTGGCTAATTATTTGTTAGTAATAGACCAGGAGGGTACATTACAACTACACGAAAAATTAGATGACCAATTATCCCAAATCGGTTGGGGTACTTTTATGATTGTCCGCGATCAACTGATGTTTATTAAGCGAAAAAGAGAGCTGGTAAGTTATGCAATGTAA
- a CDS encoding NfeD family protein, protein MILKSNRKWPAAFLLIILAIAGSRVYAQTDTTAQANQQVFVMELRSEIDARTNRYVELAFDKAEEIEADLIVIDMDTYGGALYDADDIRTRILESEIPVYVFINKDAASAGALISIACDSIYMAPGASIGAATVVSGGTGEAAPDKYQSYMRSIMRATAEATGRDPHIAEAMVDQNLEVDSISKAGEVITFSTSEAIKYGFCEAQVTSIEELLQRSGMEEEEYTLTVFEKDVPEQIIAFFLNPFISGILILIILGGVYFELQTPGVGFPLMAAIVALVLYLVPYYLNGLAENWEIVAFFVGAVLIILEVLVIPGFGVAGIAGLTLTIGSLILVMLNNNNFDFFFVDPGEVVSAVATTLIGMFGAILLMFFFGVRLTDSAAFKRVSLQTTQATSEGYTSSTRIGTFIGKEGEAYTVLRPSGKIMIDDELYDAYTRGDYIPRGERIVVVNDEGTSLRVKLSKDVPKEGLS, encoded by the coding sequence ATGATACTCAAAAGCAATCGCAAGTGGCCTGCCGCATTTTTGTTGATAATACTTGCCATAGCAGGCTCAAGGGTTTATGCACAGACGGATACGACTGCACAGGCTAATCAGCAGGTGTTTGTGATGGAACTGCGTTCAGAGATTGATGCCCGTACTAATCGTTATGTAGAACTGGCTTTTGACAAAGCGGAAGAGATAGAAGCTGACCTGATTGTCATTGATATGGATACCTATGGTGGGGCACTCTACGACGCTGACGATATCCGTACCCGTATACTGGAATCTGAAATTCCTGTATATGTGTTTATCAATAAAGATGCAGCTTCTGCCGGAGCCTTGATTTCTATTGCCTGCGATAGTATTTATATGGCTCCGGGAGCCAGCATAGGCGCAGCTACTGTGGTAAGCGGTGGTACCGGAGAGGCGGCGCCTGACAAGTATCAATCTTACATGCGCTCAATCATGCGAGCCACTGCCGAAGCTACCGGACGAGATCCGCACATTGCCGAGGCGATGGTAGATCAAAATCTGGAAGTAGACAGCATTTCCAAGGCCGGAGAAGTGATTACTTTCTCCACTTCCGAAGCGATCAAATATGGTTTCTGTGAGGCCCAAGTTACCAGTATAGAGGAATTGTTGCAGCGTAGTGGAATGGAAGAGGAAGAATATACCCTTACTGTATTTGAAAAAGATGTACCCGAGCAGATCATTGCCTTTTTCCTTAATCCATTTATCAGCGGTATACTGATTCTCATCATATTAGGAGGTGTGTACTTTGAGCTACAAACTCCCGGAGTGGGTTTTCCACTCATGGCTGCGATTGTTGCCTTAGTATTATATCTCGTTCCTTATTACCTGAATGGACTAGCCGAAAACTGGGAGATTGTTGCTTTCTTTGTCGGAGCGGTACTGATCATTCTCGAAGTGCTGGTCATTCCTGGCTTTGGTGTGGCAGGTATTGCCGGACTTACCCTTACCATTGGCTCTCTGATCCTGGTGATGCTCAACAACAATAACTTTGATTTTTTCTTTGTAGATCCGGGAGAAGTTGTCAGTGCTGTGGCCACTACCCTAATAGGTATGTTTGGGGCAATCCTACTGATGTTCTTCTTTGGCGTACGACTGACTGACTCAGCGGCTTTTAAGCGGGTTTCTTTGCAAACTACTCAGGCGACCAGCGAAGGTTATACTTCCAGCACCCGGATAGGTACTTTTATTGGAAAAGAAGGGGAGGCTTATACTGTGTTACGGCCCAGTGGAAAGATCATGATTGATGACGAACTCTACGATGCTTATACCCGGGGCGACTATATTCCTCGTGGAGAAAGAATTGTAGTAGTCAATGATGAAGGCACTTCTTTGCGGGTAAAACTGTCGAAAGATGTGCCTAAAGAGGGATTAAGTTAA
- a CDS encoding S9 family peptidase, with translation MKRLLTLLLSVAFTMSYAQERTSALSIPQIMQGEDFVGHLPEDIHWGTDSRTVYFSWNPEQDTLRSQFKITLSNRNPQKVSLEEQKNIPAFGGVYNQTRSLKLYEKNGDIFLLNMKDQSVRQITNTVEREYDPQFSGDENKVIYTRSSNLFAWDMESGSTRQLSNFIKGKKEEDKEPSPYRQWLENDQLAHFDILAERKAVNDLEEERQEKLKPERPLEIFTGAKTVSEVEISPDMRFVTYRLTKSADDESTAVPDYVTQSGFVEDISARQKVGAPQDTFEMGIYDLQEDTTYTIDTEQLPGIYDKPAFLEEYHQGDSAYSDQYEEPREVIIHGPFYAEDGKAVVIVRSLDHKDRWIMRLDISEGKLSLLDRQRDEAWIGGPGIPGYIFSENNLGWIDNEHIWFQSEETAYSHLYALDVNTGEKQALTSGEYEVTDVQLSKDKKYFFLVTSEESPFVRQLYRMPAKGGNMTKLTSQSGNHEAYLSPDEKYWAIRYSFSNQPWELYLMENKPGVEMNRITNSTTDAFEAYDWREPKIIRFTAGDGVEVPARVYEPESPNGAGVIFVHGAGYLQNVHQWWSSYFREYMFHNYLTDLGYTIMDIDYRGSSGYGRDWRTAIYRHMSGKDLTDQIDGAAYMVENLDVEEDRLGIYGGSYGGFITIAALFKHPGVFQSGAALRSVTDWAHYNHPYTANILNTPVEDSIAYVRSSPIYFADGLEDRLLMLHGMVDDNVHYQDVVRLSQRLIELGKDNWDLAVFPMEPHGFKEASSWTDEYKRIFKLFEETLGEEEK, from the coding sequence ATGAAAAGATTGCTTACGCTGCTCTTGAGTGTGGCCTTTACCATGAGCTATGCCCAGGAGCGGACCTCTGCGCTCAGCATTCCGCAAATCATGCAGGGAGAAGATTTTGTGGGGCATCTTCCGGAAGATATTCACTGGGGAACGGATAGTCGTACTGTTTATTTCTCCTGGAATCCCGAACAGGATACGCTGCGCAGTCAATTTAAGATTACTTTGTCCAATAGAAACCCACAGAAAGTCAGCCTAGAGGAGCAGAAAAATATACCTGCTTTTGGGGGAGTATACAATCAGACCAGAAGTCTCAAACTGTACGAAAAAAACGGTGACATCTTTTTGTTGAATATGAAAGATCAGTCGGTGCGCCAAATCACCAATACAGTTGAGAGAGAATATGATCCACAGTTCTCCGGCGACGAAAATAAAGTGATCTATACCCGCAGCAGCAATCTTTTTGCCTGGGATATGGAAAGCGGAAGCACAAGGCAGCTTAGCAATTTCATAAAAGGCAAAAAAGAAGAAGATAAAGAGCCATCGCCTTATAGGCAGTGGCTGGAAAACGATCAGTTAGCACACTTTGATATATTGGCAGAGCGCAAAGCGGTAAATGATCTGGAAGAAGAAAGACAGGAAAAGCTTAAGCCGGAGCGTCCTCTGGAAATTTTTACCGGAGCCAAAACTGTATCCGAAGTAGAAATTAGTCCTGATATGCGCTTCGTGACTTACCGGCTTACCAAGTCAGCGGATGATGAAAGTACGGCCGTCCCTGATTATGTGACGCAGTCCGGTTTTGTAGAAGACATTAGCGCCCGCCAAAAAGTAGGTGCACCGCAGGACACTTTTGAGATGGGCATCTATGATCTTCAGGAAGATACTACCTATACGATAGATACCGAGCAGCTTCCCGGCATCTATGACAAACCAGCTTTCTTAGAAGAGTATCATCAGGGAGATTCTGCTTACAGTGATCAATACGAGGAGCCAAGAGAAGTGATCATTCACGGACCCTTTTACGCGGAAGATGGAAAAGCAGTGGTGATTGTCCGTTCATTGGACCACAAAGACCGTTGGATTATGCGTCTTGATATTTCAGAGGGAAAATTATCGCTGCTGGACCGTCAGCGGGATGAGGCCTGGATCGGTGGACCTGGTATTCCGGGATATATTTTCAGTGAAAATAATCTGGGATGGATTGACAACGAACATATCTGGTTTCAGTCGGAGGAGACCGCTTATTCTCATCTTTATGCGTTGGATGTAAATACCGGAGAAAAACAAGCCCTGACCAGTGGTGAGTATGAAGTGACGGATGTGCAACTATCTAAGGATAAGAAATACTTTTTCCTGGTCACCAGTGAAGAAAGCCCTTTTGTGCGTCAGCTTTATCGTATGCCTGCCAAAGGAGGAAACATGACTAAATTGACCAGTCAGTCAGGTAACCATGAAGCCTATCTTTCTCCTGATGAGAAGTACTGGGCCATTCGTTATTCTTTTAGTAATCAGCCCTGGGAGCTATATCTCATGGAGAATAAGCCAGGGGTAGAGATGAACCGCATTACCAACTCTACTACCGATGCTTTTGAGGCCTACGACTGGCGGGAACCGAAAATTATCCGTTTTACTGCCGGCGATGGGGTAGAAGTACCTGCCCGAGTGTATGAACCTGAAAGCCCCAATGGAGCAGGAGTGATTTTTGTACATGGAGCAGGCTACCTGCAAAATGTACATCAGTGGTGGAGCAGTTACTTCAGAGAGTATATGTTTCATAATTATCTTACTGACTTAGGCTATACCATAATGGACATAGACTACCGAGGAAGTAGTGGATACGGACGTGACTGGCGTACTGCAATTTATCGCCATATGAGTGGCAAAGACCTGACCGATCAGATTGATGGAGCCGCTTACATGGTAGAAAACTTAGATGTGGAAGAAGATCGACTAGGTATTTATGGAGGATCATACGGAGGTTTTATTACCATCGCTGCCCTGTTTAAGCATCCAGGTGTCTTTCAGAGTGGTGCTGCGTTGCGCTCCGTTACCGATTGGGCACACTATAATCATCCTTACACAGCTAATATTCTCAATACGCCGGTTGAGGATAGCATTGCTTATGTGCGTTCGTCTCCTATTTATTTTGCGGATGGTCTGGAAGACCGCCTGCTGATGCTACACGGTATGGTAGATGATAATGTGCATTACCAGGATGTGGTGCGTCTTTCTCAGCGTCTGATTGAGTTAGGCAAAGACAATTGGGACTTGGCAGTATTCCCAATGGAGCCTCATGGTTTTAAAGAAGCCAGCAGCTGGACTGATGAGTATAAGCGTATCTTCAAACTGTTTGAAGAAACGCTAGGTGAAGAGGAAAAATAA
- a CDS encoding porin family protein has protein sequence MKMKSSQILLGTFLVLLINVCAEAQSIQPGIKFGLNLASIYGDDTEGNKMKGGILVGGILHVPISEQFAFQPELLFIQQGTRGEETGTTISFNNNYLMLPLMGKIYLSPNFVLEVGPQVGVLLSSKLKGEVNGANASIDSKELFKSLDFGLNAGLSYESSNGFVVSTRYCLGLTNVLDREVADVNSKNSAIQVALAYRFLLE, from the coding sequence ATGAAGATGAAAAGCTCACAAATCCTTTTGGGTACCTTCCTGGTTTTGCTAATTAATGTATGTGCAGAAGCACAATCTATTCAGCCAGGTATCAAATTTGGGCTAAACTTAGCCAGTATTTATGGTGATGATACAGAAGGCAATAAAATGAAAGGAGGAATTTTAGTAGGAGGTATTTTACATGTACCAATTTCCGAACAGTTTGCCTTTCAACCTGAACTACTCTTTATACAGCAAGGTACTCGTGGCGAAGAAACTGGCACTACCATCAGCTTTAACAACAACTACCTCATGCTACCACTGATGGGTAAAATTTATTTGTCTCCCAATTTTGTTTTGGAAGTCGGCCCTCAGGTAGGCGTTCTGCTAAGCTCAAAACTGAAAGGTGAAGTCAACGGGGCTAATGCCTCGATAGATTCTAAGGAATTGTTTAAATCATTGGATTTTGGCCTTAATGCCGGGCTTAGCTACGAATCCTCAAATGGTTTCGTAGTAAGTACACGTTACTGTTTAGGATTAACGAATGTGTTAGATAGGGAGGTGGCAGATGTAAATTCTAAGAATTCTGCGATACAAGTTGCCCTTGCCTACCGTTTTCTGTTGGAGTAA